A genome region from Ottowia testudinis includes the following:
- a CDS encoding indolepyruvate ferredoxin oxidoreductase family protein: MAALSTADSALYRADYQLRDNLWARSGQVFMTGTQALVRLPLMQRWRDQAAGLDTRGFVSGYRGSPLGMVDQQIWKAGQKWQDAGLRFVPAINEELAATQVLGTQRVESDPEKTADAVFAMWYGKGPGVDRAGDALKHGNAYGSSPRGGVLVVAGDDHGCVSSSMPHQSDQLFQAYHMPVVAPANVAEHLEFGLYGWALSRFSGHWVGLTSLSEVVECGATVDLDAINARAAAWQSADEVRAATGFAPPAQGLHYRWPDLPSLQIEERLAHKLQAVAAFSAVNSIDRHIIESPHATVGIVTCGKAHYDLMEVLRRLDISDQMLADAGVRLYKVGLSFPIETTRVQAFAQGLREILVVEEKGAVVEGQLRDLFYNAPARPAILGKRDAHGQPLVSALGELRPSRLIEITADWLIRHFPDRFADRRALVRDFTLPELLSNDSDSVKRLPYFCAGCPHNTSTVVPEGSSARAGIGCHFMANWMDRETAGLIQMGGEGVDWVSHAMFTRKPHVFQNLGDGTYYHSGYLAIRQAVAAKARITYKILFNDAVAMTGGQPVDGVISVDAIARQVESEGVKQVVVLSDDIGKYEGIQGRFPAGTQFHDRAELDRVQRELREIEGVTVLIYEQTCAAEKRRRRKKGEMADPDKRLFINEAVCEGCGDCSVQSNCVAVLPHETPLGRKRKIDQTACNKDYSCAKGFCPSFVGVTGGRLRKKAGALSSSQIGESGQTAFARLVAGLPEPAPHAWTGPYDLLVTGVGGTGIVTVGAVIAMAAHLEGKSASVLDFMGFAQKGGAVMSFVRLADRPERLNQVRIDTQQADAVLACDTVVAAQPEALGTVRHGRTRILANVHETPVAESLKNPDASLKTDGLLAKLRFAAGDDRVETFNAQTLAEDFLGDTVTANVLAMGYAWQRGLVPISLAAMQRAIELNGVAVPVNQAAFSLGRLAAADPSACAALLGGTVQPAAAPVESVDELITHGMGQLTAYQNAAYAERFAALVRQAHAREQQVAPGSEAFTRAVARSLLKLMAYKDEYEVARLYTDPAFRSRLEQQFEGELKLSFHMAPPVLSRAQGGQPPRKIELGGWMLPAMRWLAKGKALRGGVFDVFGKTEERRMERELITQYETRVRELLPQLTAERIKLATDIAAVPLTMRGFGHVKQANVVLARVREAELLHRFDAARYPAPARAPQAGQLKGIAVVSA, translated from the coding sequence ATGGCCGCCCTTTCCACCGCCGATTCAGCGCTGTATCGCGCCGATTACCAGCTGCGCGACAACTTGTGGGCGCGCTCGGGTCAGGTCTTCATGACCGGCACGCAGGCCTTGGTGCGCCTGCCGCTGATGCAGCGCTGGCGCGATCAGGCGGCGGGGCTCGACACGCGCGGCTTCGTCAGCGGCTACCGCGGCTCGCCGCTGGGCATGGTCGATCAGCAGATCTGGAAAGCCGGCCAGAAGTGGCAGGACGCGGGCCTGCGCTTCGTGCCCGCCATCAACGAGGAGCTGGCCGCCACCCAGGTGCTGGGCACGCAGCGGGTGGAGAGCGATCCCGAGAAGACGGCCGACGCCGTGTTCGCCATGTGGTACGGCAAGGGCCCGGGCGTGGACCGCGCGGGCGATGCGCTCAAGCACGGCAACGCCTACGGCTCGTCGCCGCGCGGCGGCGTGCTGGTGGTGGCGGGCGACGACCACGGCTGCGTCAGCTCGTCGATGCCGCACCAGAGCGACCAGCTGTTTCAGGCCTACCACATGCCCGTCGTGGCGCCGGCCAACGTGGCCGAGCATCTGGAATTCGGCCTCTACGGCTGGGCGCTGTCGCGCTTTTCGGGCCACTGGGTGGGCTTGACCTCGCTGTCGGAAGTGGTGGAGTGCGGCGCCACCGTCGATCTGGACGCCATCAACGCCCGCGCCGCCGCGTGGCAGAGCGCGGACGAGGTGCGCGCCGCCACCGGCTTCGCGCCGCCCGCGCAGGGGTTGCATTACCGCTGGCCCGATCTGCCTTCGCTACAAATTGAAGAGCGGCTTGCGCACAAGCTGCAAGCGGTAGCGGCCTTTTCGGCTGTGAACTCGATCGACCGCCACATCATCGAATCGCCCCACGCCACGGTGGGCATCGTCACCTGCGGCAAGGCGCATTACGACTTGATGGAGGTGCTGCGGCGGCTGGACATCAGCGACCAGATGCTGGCCGACGCGGGCGTGCGGCTGTACAAGGTGGGGCTGTCATTTCCGATCGAGACCACGCGCGTGCAGGCGTTCGCGCAGGGGCTGCGCGAGATTCTGGTGGTGGAAGAAAAAGGCGCGGTGGTCGAAGGCCAGTTGCGCGATCTGTTCTACAACGCGCCGGCGCGCCCCGCCATCCTGGGCAAGCGCGATGCGCACGGCCAGCCGCTGGTGTCGGCGCTGGGCGAGCTGCGCCCCTCGCGCCTGATCGAGATCACGGCGGACTGGCTGATCCGCCACTTTCCGGATCGCTTTGCCGACCGCCGCGCGCTGGTGCGCGACTTCACGTTGCCCGAGTTGCTCAGCAACGACTCTGACAGCGTCAAGCGTCTGCCTTACTTCTGCGCCGGCTGCCCGCACAACACGTCCACCGTCGTGCCAGAGGGCTCCAGCGCGCGTGCCGGCATCGGCTGCCACTTCATGGCCAACTGGATGGACCGCGAGACGGCCGGGCTGATCCAGATGGGCGGCGAAGGCGTCGACTGGGTGTCGCACGCCATGTTCACGCGCAAGCCGCACGTGTTTCAGAACCTGGGCGATGGCACCTATTACCACTCGGGCTACCTCGCCATACGGCAGGCGGTGGCGGCCAAGGCGCGCATCACCTACAAGATCCTGTTCAACGACGCCGTGGCGATGACGGGCGGGCAGCCGGTCGATGGCGTGATCAGCGTCGATGCCATCGCGCGCCAGGTGGAGAGCGAAGGCGTCAAGCAGGTGGTGGTGCTGTCGGACGACATCGGCAAGTACGAGGGCATCCAGGGCCGGTTCCCTGCCGGCACGCAGTTCCATGACCGCGCCGAGTTGGACCGCGTGCAGCGCGAGCTGCGCGAGATCGAAGGCGTCACCGTGCTGATCTACGAGCAGACCTGCGCCGCCGAAAAGCGCCGCCGCCGCAAAAAAGGCGAAATGGCGGATCCGGACAAGCGCCTGTTCATCAACGAAGCCGTGTGCGAAGGCTGCGGAGACTGCAGCGTGCAAAGCAACTGCGTGGCCGTGCTGCCGCACGAGACGCCGCTGGGCCGCAAGCGCAAGATCGACCAGACCGCGTGCAACAAGGACTATTCGTGCGCCAAGGGCTTTTGCCCCAGCTTTGTCGGCGTGACCGGCGGCAGGCTGCGCAAAAAGGCCGGTGCGCTGTCCAGCAGCCAGATTGGCGAGAGCGGGCAGACCGCCTTCGCGCGGCTGGTGGCGGGCCTGCCCGAGCCGGCGCCCCACGCCTGGACGGGGCCGTATGACCTGCTGGTCACTGGCGTGGGCGGCACCGGCATCGTCACCGTCGGCGCCGTCATCGCCATGGCCGCGCACCTGGAGGGCAAGAGCGCGTCCGTGCTGGACTTCATGGGCTTTGCGCAAAAGGGCGGCGCGGTGATGAGCTTCGTGCGCCTGGCCGACCGGCCCGAGCGCCTGAACCAGGTGCGCATCGACACCCAGCAGGCCGACGCCGTGCTGGCCTGCGACACCGTGGTCGCCGCGCAGCCCGAGGCGCTGGGCACGGTGCGCCATGGCCGCACGCGCATCCTGGCCAACGTGCACGAAACGCCGGTGGCCGAATCGCTGAAAAACCCCGACGCCAGCCTGAAAACCGACGGCCTGCTGGCCAAGCTGCGCTTTGCCGCCGGCGACGATCGCGTGGAAACCTTCAACGCGCAGACGCTGGCCGAGGATTTTCTGGGCGACACCGTCACCGCCAACGTGCTGGCCATGGGCTACGCCTGGCAGCGCGGCCTAGTGCCCATCAGCCTGGCGGCGATGCAGCGCGCCATCGAGCTCAACGGCGTGGCCGTGCCCGTTAACCAGGCGGCGTTCTCGCTCGGCCGCCTGGCCGCCGCCGACCCCAGCGCCTGCGCGGCGCTGCTGGGCGGCACCGTGCAGCCGGCGGCGGCGCCTGTCGAGTCGGTGGACGAACTCATCACCCACGGCATGGGCCAACTCACCGCCTACCAGAACGCCGCTTACGCCGAGCGCTTTGCCGCGCTGGTGCGCCAGGCGCATGCGCGCGAGCAGCAGGTGGCGCCCGGCAGCGAAGCCTTCACCCGCGCCGTGGCCCGCAGCCTGCTGAAGCTGATGGCGTACAAGGACGAATACGAAGTGGCGCGCCTCTACACCGATCCGGCCTTCCGGTCACGGCTTGAGCAGCAGTTCGAGGGGGAGTTGAAGCTCAGCTTCCACATGGCGCCGCCCGTTCTCAGCCGCGCCCAGGGCGGCCAGCCGCCGCGCAAGATCGAGCTGGGCGGCTGGATGCTGCCAGCCATGCGCTGGCTGGCCAAGGGCAAGGCGCTGCGCGGCGGCGTGTTCGACGTTTTCGGCAAGACCGAAGAGCGCCGCATGGAGCGCGAACTGATCACCCAATACGAAACCCGCGTGCGCGAACTGCTGCCGCAATTGACGGCCGAGCGCATCAAGCTCGCCACCGACATCGCCGCCGTGCCGCTGACGATGCGCGGGTTTGGCCACGTCAAGCAGGCCAACGTGGTGCTGGCGCGCGTGCGCGAGGCCGAGCTGTTGCACCGCTTCGACGCCGCGCGTTACCCAGCGCCTGCGCGCGCGCCGCAGGCGGGACAGCTCAAGGGCATTGCGGTGGTCAGTGCCTGA
- a CDS encoding Lrp/AsnC family transcriptional regulator has protein sequence MNEKINLDAPSVRILQELQRDARQTVQQLAERVGLSSTPCWKRIKEMEGAGVIRGYSALVDRAKVGLNLMVVVEANLSQHTEEAVQQFERAVAATPQIVRCLSTTGQADYILTVVVPGIAEYEQFLHRTLFKLPGVTHVRSSIVLKEVKAEVGVPLT, from the coding sequence ATGAACGAGAAAATTAACCTCGACGCCCCCAGCGTGCGCATTCTTCAGGAACTGCAGCGCGACGCCCGCCAGACGGTGCAGCAGCTCGCCGAGCGCGTGGGCCTGTCCAGCACACCCTGCTGGAAGCGCATCAAGGAGATGGAGGGCGCGGGCGTCATCCGCGGCTACAGCGCGCTGGTCGATCGCGCCAAGGTCGGGTTGAACCTGATGGTGGTGGTCGAGGCCAACCTGAGCCAGCACACCGAAGAGGCCGTGCAGCAGTTCGAGCGCGCCGTGGCCGCCACGCCGCAAATCGTGCGCTGCCTGTCCACCACCGGGCAGGCCGACTACATCCTCACCGTGGTGGTGCCGGGCATCGCCGAATACGAGCAGTTCTTGCACCGCACGCTGTTCAAGCTGCCCGGCGTGACGCACGTGCGCTCGTCCATCGTGCTGAAGGAAGTCAAGGCGGAAGTGGGCGTGCCGCTGACCTGA
- the glmS gene encoding glutamine--fructose-6-phosphate transaminase (isomerizing) has product MCGIVGAVSTRNIVPILVQGLQRLEYRGYDSCGVAVHAADPSGAGTRLQRLRGIARVADLAAQADSQHLTGQTGIAHTRWATHGVPAVGNAHPHVSRGPVPEGMAGGEAAARPARVTLVHNGIIENHEALRAELLARGYFFASQTDTEVIVHLIDSLYDGDLLAAVQAAVRRLRGSYSLAVLHRDEPQRIVGAREGSPLVLGIGADGKENFLASDAMALAGVTDQIVYLEEGDVADVQLGKHWIFDRAGQRAQRPVRTVQAMSGAAELGPYRHYMQKEIFEQPRAIADTLEGVEAIVPELFEAANQHAPGDGAYPTFQSIRQVLILACGTSYYAGCVAKYWIEAIAKLPCQVEIASEYRYRESVPDPATLVVTITQSGETADTLSALRHAQSLGMRHTLTVCNVATSAMVRECKLAYITRAGIEIGVASTKAFTTQLAGLFLLTLALAKSRGLLTEEQEHEHLKAMRHLPSALQAVLALEPQIITWAEQFAAKENALFLGRGLHYPVAQEGALKLKEITYIHAEAYAAGELKHGPLALVTSSMPVVTVAPNDALLEKLKSNMQEVRARGGVLYALADDDTHIQSDDGLHVIRMPGHYGPLSPILHVVPLQLLAYHTAVARGTDVDKPRNLAKSVTVE; this is encoded by the coding sequence ATGTGCGGCATCGTCGGCGCAGTCTCCACGCGCAACATCGTTCCCATCCTGGTGCAGGGGCTGCAGCGGCTTGAATACCGCGGCTACGACTCGTGCGGCGTGGCGGTGCACGCGGCCGATCCGTCGGGTGCTGGCACGCGCCTGCAACGGCTGCGCGGCATCGCCCGCGTGGCCGATCTGGCGGCGCAGGCTGACAGCCAGCACCTGACCGGCCAAACCGGCATCGCCCACACGCGCTGGGCCACGCACGGCGTGCCGGCGGTCGGCAACGCGCACCCGCACGTCAGCCGCGGCCCGGTGCCTGAAGGCATGGCGGGCGGCGAAGCCGCCGCGCGGCCGGCCCGCGTGACGCTGGTGCACAACGGCATCATCGAAAACCACGAGGCCCTGCGCGCCGAGCTGCTGGCGCGCGGCTATTTCTTTGCCAGCCAGACCGACACAGAAGTCATCGTGCATTTGATCGACAGCCTGTACGACGGCGATCTGCTGGCCGCGGTGCAGGCGGCGGTGCGGCGCCTGCGCGGCAGCTACTCGCTGGCCGTGCTGCACCGCGACGAGCCGCAGCGCATCGTCGGCGCGCGCGAGGGTTCGCCGCTGGTGCTGGGCATCGGTGCCGATGGCAAGGAGAACTTCCTCGCCAGCGACGCCATGGCGCTGGCCGGCGTGACCGACCAGATCGTCTACCTGGAAGAGGGTGACGTGGCCGACGTGCAACTGGGCAAGCACTGGATTTTCGACCGCGCCGGCCAGCGTGCGCAGCGCCCGGTGCGCACCGTGCAGGCCATGAGCGGCGCGGCCGAGCTGGGGCCGTACCGCCATTACATGCAAAAAGAGATTTTTGAGCAGCCGCGCGCCATCGCCGACACGCTGGAAGGCGTCGAGGCCATCGTGCCCGAGCTGTTCGAGGCCGCCAACCAGCACGCGCCGGGCGATGGCGCGTACCCGACGTTTCAGTCGATCCGCCAGGTGCTGATCCTGGCCTGCGGCACCAGCTATTACGCGGGCTGCGTGGCCAAGTACTGGATCGAGGCCATCGCCAAGCTGCCGTGCCAGGTCGAGATCGCCAGTGAATACCGCTACCGCGAATCAGTGCCCGACCCCGCCACGCTGGTGGTCACCATCACGCAGTCGGGCGAGACCGCCGACACGCTGTCGGCGCTGCGCCACGCGCAAAGCCTGGGCATGCGGCACACGCTCACGGTGTGCAACGTCGCCACCAGCGCCATGGTGCGCGAATGCAAGCTGGCCTACATCACGCGCGCCGGCATCGAGATCGGCGTGGCCAGCACCAAGGCCTTCACCACGCAACTGGCGGGGCTGTTTTTGCTGACGCTGGCGCTCGCCAAATCACGCGGGCTGTTGACTGAAGAGCAAGAGCACGAGCATCTGAAAGCCATGCGCCACCTGCCCAGCGCGCTGCAGGCGGTGCTGGCGCTGGAGCCGCAAATCATCACCTGGGCCGAGCAGTTCGCCGCCAAGGAGAACGCGCTGTTTCTCGGCCGCGGCCTGCACTACCCGGTGGCGCAAGAGGGCGCGCTCAAGCTGAAAGAGATCACCTACATCCACGCCGAGGCGTATGCGGCGGGCGAACTCAAGCACGGCCCGCTGGCATTGGTCACCAGCAGCATGCCGGTGGTCACGGTGGCGCCCAACGACGCGCTGCTGGAAAAACTCAAAAGCAACATGCAGGAAGTGCGCGCGCGCGGCGGCGTGCTGTACGCGCTGGCCGACGACGACACGCATATCCAGTCGGACGACGGCCTGCACGTGATCCGCATGCCCGGCCATTACGGCCCGCTGTCGCCCATCCTGCACGTGGTGCCGCTGCAGCTGCTGGCCTATCACACCGCCGTGGCGCGCGGCACCGACGTGGACAAGCCCAGGAATCTGGCCAAGAGCGTGACGGTGGAGTGA
- a CDS encoding Lrp/AsnC family transcriptional regulator, whose translation MKPDNTDWQLLSMLQRDAGQSNQALAEQARISPPTALRRVRRLHEAGLIERQVALLDEDRIAALQGHGLTALVEVTLDRQGAEHLDTFERRAVREDAVRQCYRVAPGPDFVLLVRVPDMPAYLQLSERLFTQDANVRNVRCFFSTKRAKFDTQVPLARG comes from the coding sequence ATGAAACCAGATAACACCGATTGGCAGCTTCTGTCCATGTTGCAGCGCGACGCGGGACAAAGCAACCAGGCGCTGGCCGAGCAGGCGCGCATCTCGCCACCCACTGCCCTGCGCCGCGTTAGGCGCCTGCACGAGGCGGGCCTGATCGAGCGCCAGGTGGCGCTGCTGGACGAAGACCGCATCGCCGCGCTGCAGGGCCATGGCCTGACCGCGCTCGTCGAGGTGACGCTGGACCGGCAAGGCGCCGAGCACCTGGACACCTTCGAGCGCCGCGCGGTGCGCGAGGACGCGGTGCGCCAGTGCTACCGCGTCGCGCCGGGGCCGGATTTCGTGCTGCTGGTGCGCGTGCCCGACATGCCGGCCTATCTGCAGCTTTCCGAGCGGCTGTTCACGCAGGATGCGAACGTGCGCAATGTGCGCTGCTTTTTTTCGACCAAGCGCGCCAAGTTCGATACGCAGGTGCCGCTGGCGCGAGGCTGA
- a CDS encoding DSD1 family PLP-dependent enzyme: MTPRLRALAGQEIDAIDTPALVVDLDAANRNLQRMAEFAAKHRLRLRPHAKMHKSAEFARLQLQAGAVGLCAQTVAEAEALAAGGVNDIFISNQVLAVGKLRRVAALAHQLKTRGGQLAIAADSFEGVERLAQAMQLTSAAIDVFIEADIGQGRCGVTTPEAAVQLAQLIARRSGSLRYAGLHAYHGGAQHLRTVAERRQALTEAASRLQRTREALAAADLAPPLVTGAGTGTFSIEAASGLWNEIQPGSFLFMDADYLQNERDPAQPQFEPALFVKTQVISVSEQHAVCDAGHKSHAIDSGLPAVHTLPGQARLAFANGGDEHGVLKPLDYGGALSPLPELGETVWLIPGHCDPTVNLHEVLVAVRGGLAAGRVEAVVTVEARGVW, from the coding sequence ATGACACCAAGACTGCGCGCCCTCGCCGGTCAGGAGATCGACGCCATCGACACCCCCGCGCTGGTGGTCGACCTGGACGCCGCCAACCGCAATCTGCAGCGCATGGCCGAATTTGCCGCCAAGCACCGCTTGCGCCTGCGCCCGCATGCCAAGATGCACAAGAGCGCCGAATTCGCGCGCCTGCAACTGCAGGCCGGCGCCGTCGGCCTGTGCGCGCAGACCGTCGCCGAGGCCGAGGCGCTGGCCGCCGGCGGGGTCAACGACATCTTCATCAGCAACCAGGTGCTGGCCGTTGGCAAGCTGCGCCGCGTGGCCGCGCTGGCGCACCAGTTGAAAACCCGAGGCGGTCAGCTGGCCATCGCGGCCGACAGCTTCGAAGGCGTTGAGCGGCTGGCGCAGGCCATGCAGCTGACCAGCGCGGCGATCGACGTCTTCATCGAGGCCGACATCGGCCAGGGCCGCTGCGGCGTCACCACGCCCGAGGCGGCGGTGCAGCTGGCGCAGCTGATCGCGCGGCGTTCGGGCAGCCTGCGCTATGCGGGGCTGCACGCCTACCATGGCGGGGCGCAGCACCTGCGCACCGTGGCCGAGCGCCGCCAGGCGCTGACCGAGGCGGCTTCGCGTCTGCAGCGCACGCGCGAGGCGCTGGCCGCGGCCGATCTGGCGCCGCCGCTGGTCACCGGTGCCGGCACCGGCACCTTCTCGATCGAAGCCGCCAGCGGGTTGTGGAACGAGATCCAGCCCGGCAGTTTCTTGTTCATGGACGCCGACTACCTGCAAAACGAACGCGACCCGGCGCAGCCGCAGTTCGAGCCGGCGCTGTTCGTCAAGACGCAAGTCATCAGCGTGAGCGAACAACACGCCGTGTGCGACGCGGGGCACAAGAGCCACGCCATCGACAGCGGCCTGCCCGCCGTGCACACCTTGCCTGGTCAGGCGCGGCTGGCGTTTGCCAACGGCGGCGACGAACACGGCGTGCTGAAGCCGCTCGACTACGGCGGCGCGTTATCGCCCTTGCCCGAACTGGGCGAAACCGTGTGGCTCATTCCGGGGCACTGCGATCCCACGGTGAACTTGCACGAAGTGCTGGTGGCCGTGCGTGGCGGCCTGGCCGCAGGCCGTGTCGAGGCCGTGGTGACGGTGGAGGCGCGCGGGGTGTGGTGA
- a CDS encoding histidine phosphatase family protein has protein sequence MQATRILAIRHGETAWNVDGRLQGHLDIPLSDHGRQQASRLAQALAAQADIDVIVSSDLARAHETARTVAGALGLPVATEPGLRERCFGDFQGRTFAEISAALPEHAECWRRREPGWSPPGNGAESLLQFRERVARAVQALAAQNVGKHLALFTHGGVLDVLYRAATGLGLQDARTWQLGNTAVNRLLWTPDGGLTLVGWADTGHLQDEALDERA, from the coding sequence ATGCAAGCCACCCGCATACTCGCCATTCGCCATGGTGAAACCGCCTGGAACGTGGACGGCCGCCTGCAGGGCCACCTGGACATTCCGCTGTCCGATCACGGCCGGCAGCAGGCCAGCCGGCTGGCACAGGCGCTGGCGGCCCAGGCGGACATCGACGTCATCGTCAGCAGCGACCTGGCCCGTGCGCACGAAACCGCGCGCACCGTGGCCGGCGCGCTCGGCCTGCCGGTGGCCACCGAGCCCGGCCTGCGCGAGCGCTGTTTTGGTGATTTCCAGGGCCGCACCTTCGCCGAGATCAGCGCTGCTCTGCCCGAGCACGCCGAGTGCTGGCGCCGGCGCGAGCCGGGGTGGTCGCCGCCGGGCAATGGGGCGGAGTCGCTGCTTCAATTTCGAGAGCGCGTCGCGCGCGCCGTGCAAGCGCTGGCGGCCCAAAACGTTGGAAAGCATCTGGCCCTGTTCACGCATGGTGGCGTGCTCGACGTGCTGTACCGCGCCGCCACCGGCCTGGGCCTGCAGGACGCGCGCACCTGGCAGTTGGGCAACACGGCCGTCAATCGTCTGCTGTGGACACCCGATGGCGGCCTGACCCTGGTCGGCTGGGCCGACACCGGCCACCTGCAAGACGAGGCGTTGGACGAGCGCGCTTGA
- the ttcA gene encoding tRNA 2-thiocytidine(32) synthetase TtcA, which produces MTAISFFPEAGAEASPLGPAARGRPERETLKLEKRLCRQVGQAIADFNMIEEGDRVMVCLSGGKDSYGLLDVLMKLQARAPVRFELVAVNLDQKQPGFPAEVLPNYLANLGIEHHIETQDTYSIVKAKIPEGKTTCSLCSRLRRGILYSVARRLKCNKIALGHHRDDMLQTFFLNMFFGGKLKGMPPKLTSDNGEFIVIRPLAYVDERDLVAWADHRQFPIIPCNLCGSQENLQRQVVGDMLRDWQKKHPGRIENMFAALQNVVPSHLMDASLHDFKHLKATGVPDEDGDKAFDEESFAAPVGQPFAGVSLVGA; this is translated from the coding sequence ATGACCGCGATTTCCTTTTTTCCTGAAGCCGGCGCCGAAGCATCTCCCCTGGGCCCCGCGGCCCGCGGCAGGCCCGAGCGCGAAACCCTCAAGCTCGAAAAACGCCTGTGCCGCCAGGTCGGCCAGGCGATTGCCGACTTCAACATGATCGAAGAGGGCGACCGCGTGATGGTGTGCCTGTCGGGCGGCAAGGACAGCTATGGCCTGCTCGACGTGCTGATGAAGCTGCAAGCCCGCGCGCCGGTGCGGTTTGAACTGGTGGCCGTCAACCTCGATCAAAAGCAGCCCGGCTTTCCGGCCGAGGTGCTGCCCAATTACCTGGCCAACCTGGGCATCGAGCATCACATCGAGACGCAGGACACCTACAGCATCGTCAAAGCCAAGATTCCCGAGGGCAAGACCACCTGCAGCCTGTGCAGCCGCCTGCGCCGCGGCATTCTGTACAGCGTGGCGCGGCGGCTGAAGTGCAACAAGATCGCGCTCGGCCACCACCGCGACGACATGCTGCAGACGTTTTTCCTCAACATGTTCTTCGGCGGCAAGCTGAAGGGCATGCCGCCCAAGCTGACCAGCGACAACGGCGAATTCATCGTCATCCGCCCGCTGGCCTACGTGGACGAGCGTGATCTGGTGGCCTGGGCCGATCACCGGCAGTTCCCCATCATCCCGTGCAACCTGTGCGGCAGCCAGGAGAACCTGCAGCGCCAGGTGGTGGGCGACATGCTGCGCGATTGGCAGAAAAAGCACCCCGGCCGCATCGAGAACATGTTTGCCGCGCTGCAGAACGTGGTGCCCTCGCACCTCATGGACGCCAGCCTGCACGACTTCAAGCACCTGAAAGCCACCGGCGTACCGGATGAAGACGGTGACAAGGCCTTTGACGAGGAATCTTTTGCCGCGCCCGTGGGTCAACCGTTTGCTGGCGTATCGCTGGTGGGGGCTTGA
- a CDS encoding dihydroneopterin aldolase gives MNPLPTEGLQSLSFTGLRFNAALGILDHERTGTQPIQVDAELSLGQQPLHPRDDDIHHVLDYRKVREIIIDECTAEHVNLLETLIGKLCGRLMRLPGVQGVRVKITKLQIFEDCAVAIRMEAGRW, from the coding sequence ATGAACCCATTGCCGACCGAAGGCCTGCAAAGCCTGAGCTTCACCGGCCTGCGCTTCAACGCCGCCCTGGGCATCCTTGACCATGAGCGCACGGGCACGCAGCCGATCCAGGTCGACGCCGAGCTGAGCCTGGGCCAGCAGCCGCTGCACCCGCGGGACGACGACATCCACCATGTGCTGGACTACCGCAAGGTGCGCGAGATCATCATCGACGAATGCACCGCCGAGCACGTCAACCTGCTGGAGACGCTGATCGGCAAGCTGTGCGGCCGCCTGATGCGCCTGCCCGGCGTGCAGGGCGTGCGGGTCAAGATCACCAAGCTGCAGATCTTCGAGGATTGCGCGGTGGCGATCCGGATGGAGGCGGGGCGCTGGTGA